A window of Pseudomonas alcaliphila JAB1 genomic DNA:
CAGGTGCCGGAGCTGGCCCGCGAGCTGAAGACTCAGCAGCAGTTCATGTTCGCTGCCTGCGAGCAGATCGCCGACTTCAAGGCCGGCGAGGACATGGAAGGGCGCGAGCGCCCGCGTCACCGCTTCGTCGGCGGCGTGGTGCCGGAGCACCTGACCGAACTGGGTCTGGAGCTGAAGAAGGGCTTTTCCAAGCTCAACGACCTGTTCACCGGCGTTACCGAGCTGCTCAAGGAGGCCATGGACGGCGAGGGCGCCGTAGGCATCGCCAGCCACCAGGCCGAGGAGTGGTATCCGCTGTTCGGCAGCCTGATGGCGCGGGCCAAGGGCAACTGGGAACTGTGGCTGGCCTTCACCGCTGAAGACCCCGAGGAAAGCCCGCCCATGGCGCGCTGGCTGACCCTGGCCGAGAGCGGTGCGCTGTTCGATATCGAGGTCAACGCCAGCCCGATCCTCGCCGCCGAGACCTTGCGCCGCAACCTGTGGAACGTCGCCCACGGCGCCCTGGTGACCTCAGCCACGCTTACTGCGCTGGGCACCTTCGACCGCTATCGCATGCGTGCCGGCCTGCCCAAGGCGGCGGTCGCGGCGATAGTGCCAAGCCCCTTCCATCATGCCGATGCCGGCCTGCTGCGCGTGCCGGATCTCAAGGCCGACCCGCGTGAGGCTGCTGCGCATACGGCGGCTATCACCCGCGAGCTGCCGGGCCTGGTGGCAGGCAGTCGCGGGACGCTGGTGTTGTTCTCCTCGCGCAAGCAGATGCAGGACGTGTTCGACGGCCTGGATCGCGACTGGCGCAAACGCGTGTTCATTCAGGGCAACCTGTCCAAGCAGGAGACCCTGAACAAGCACAAGGCGCGTGTCGATTCAGGCGAGGAAAGCGTGCTGTTCGGCCTGGCCAGTTTCGCCGAGGGCGTCGACCTTCCTGGCGCCTACTGCGAGCACGTGGTGATCGCCAAGATTCCCTTCGCCGTGCCGGATGACCCGGTTGAGGCGGCGCTGGCCGAGTGGATCGAGGCGCGTGGCGGCAATCCCTTCATGGAAATCGCCGTGCCGGACGCCTCGCTGCGTCTGGTGCAGGCCTGCGGTCGCCTGCTGCGTACCGAGGCCGATCGCGGCACCATCACCCTGCTGGATCGGCGTGTGGTTACCCAGCGCTACGGTAAGGCCATTCTCAATGCGTTGCCGCCGTTCCGCCGGCAGATCGACTGACTGATCTATTCACCGCCCCTGTTGCGCTGCTCCAGCTCATCACCCAGCCGCCCCAGCGTCGGTCGAATGCCGGCGCGGTGCGCGGCGCGGGCGATGGCGTGAGCGGCCAGCGGTGCGCTGGCCAGCAGAATCAGCAGGCCGATAAAGGCCTCCAGTGCCAGCTCGCCACTGCTGGCCAAGGCCACTGCGCCAAGTAACAGGACCGCGCCGAGAACCCCGGCCTTGCTCGCCGCATGCATGCGGCTGTAGCTATCGGGCAGGCGCAGCACTCCAATCGCGCCAAGCAGAGAGATCACTGCGCCGCTCAGTACCAGCAGCGAGGCCAGCCAGGCTTGTACTTCGTTCATGGGCGTTCCTCGCTCTTCTCCGGCATCTGGCTGTGAGCGTCATCGAACA
This region includes:
- the dinG gene encoding ATP-dependent DNA helicase DinG, with protein sequence MLSTELKSQIQGAYSRFLEAKSLKPRYGQRLMIAEIAKVLGTIKTDDEGKRLGDPAVVAVEAGTGTGKTVAYSLATIPTAKAAGKRLVIATATVALQEQIVHKDLPDLLRNSGLNFSFALAKGRGRYLCLSKLDHLLQDGAAQSATAQLFEEEGFRIDVDEQGQKLFTAMIEKLAGNKWDGDRDSWPEELEDVRWAQLTTDHSQCTNRHCPNFQQCAFYKAREGMGKVDVIVTNHDMVLADLALGGGAVLPDPRETIYVFDEGHHLPDKAIGHFAHFTRLRSTADWLTQIDKNLTKLLAQNPLPGDLGRLIEQVPELARELKTQQQFMFAACEQIADFKAGEDMEGRERPRHRFVGGVVPEHLTELGLELKKGFSKLNDLFTGVTELLKEAMDGEGAVGIASHQAEEWYPLFGSLMARAKGNWELWLAFTAEDPEESPPMARWLTLAESGALFDIEVNASPILAAETLRRNLWNVAHGALVTSATLTALGTFDRYRMRAGLPKAAVAAIVPSPFHHADAGLLRVPDLKADPREAAAHTAAITRELPGLVAGSRGTLVLFSSRKQMQDVFDGLDRDWRKRVFIQGNLSKQETLNKHKARVDSGEESVLFGLASFAEGVDLPGAYCEHVVIAKIPFAVPDDPVEAALAEWIEARGGNPFMEIAVPDASLRLVQACGRLLRTEADRGTITLLDRRVVTQRYGKAILNALPPFRRQID
- the mnhG gene encoding monovalent cation/H(+) antiporter subunit G codes for the protein MNEVQAWLASLLVLSGAVISLLGAIGVLRLPDSYSRMHAASKAGVLGAVLLLGAVALASSGELALEAFIGLLILLASAPLAAHAIARAAHRAGIRPTLGRLGDELEQRNRGGE